A window of Dehalogenimonas sp. WBC-2 genomic DNA:
AAATGTGTAAAGGTACCGGCGCCAAGGAAGGCACCTCGCCAACCAAATGTGCTGAATGTGGCGGCCAGGGCAAGGTTTATCAGGTACAACGTAGCGTCTTTGGGCGTTTTACCAACGTGGTTACTTGTCCGCGCTGCCGTGGAGAGGGTCAGACCATCACTGACCCGTGTCCCAATTGCAAGGGCGTCGGCCGTGAGCGAATGACGCGTACTATTAAGGTTAAGATACCTGCCGGTATCGATAATGGCAACCAGATCCGAATGAGTGGCGGCGGTAACATGGGTGAGCGAAATGGCGGCGCCGGTGACCTGTATATAACCGTCAATGTTGCCACCCACAAACTGTTTAAGCGCGACGGCGATAATGTCGTTTATGAACTGCCGGTCAACTTTGCCCAGGCCGCTCTAGGCGTCGAACTTGATGTCCCCACCCTCTACGGTCCCGCCAGGCTCAAGGTGCCGTCAGGCGTGCAGACAGGCAAGGTTATCCGGCTCAAGGGTAAGGGAATGCCGATCCTCAATAAAACAGCTTCTTTCGGTGATGAGTGGGTTGAGGTTAAGGTGGTAACACCGGAGAAGCTCAACAAGAAGCAGAAGCAATTGTTTGAGGATCTGGCAAAATCACTGGGGACGCCGGTGGGGGATGAGGTTGAAACCGGCTAGAAGCCGCAATTGGAAAGACCATAAGTTTCAAGTTCCGAATCCCAAACACGCCGATATGCCATCATTTTCATAAATCTCTGCGATTTACAGTGCTGTGAAACTTACCCATTGTTATCTCCTTATTTTTGTTATACTCTTGTCGATCATGGATGCC
This region includes:
- the dnaJ gene encoding chaperone DnaJ codes for the protein MATKRDYYEVLGIARSASDDEIKKAFRKLAFQYHPDRNKEDDAEAKFKEINEAYSVLCDANKRAAYDRFGHAGANGGPFGGAGGGGFEDFGFGGGLGEIFETFFGGMGGTGRQAARRGTDLNYRLNITLEEASTGIEKEVNIQRVEACEMCKGTGAKEGTSPTKCAECGGQGKVYQVQRSVFGRFTNVVTCPRCRGEGQTITDPCPNCKGVGRERMTRTIKVKIPAGIDNGNQIRMSGGGNMGERNGGAGDLYITVNVATHKLFKRDGDNVVYELPVNFAQAALGVELDVPTLYGPARLKVPSGVQTGKVIRLKGKGMPILNKTASFGDEWVEVKVVTPEKLNKKQKQLFEDLAKSLGTPVGDEVETG